From Anomalospiza imberbis isolate Cuckoo-Finch-1a 21T00152 chromosome 14, ASM3175350v1, whole genome shotgun sequence, a single genomic window includes:
- the EDA2R gene encoding tumor necrosis factor receptor superfamily member 27 translates to MACQESEYLDDQKKCVPCRKCMPGQELSKDCGDGSGGDAQCVACPPRKFKDRWGHHGCKPCLSCALINRLQKSNCTATADAVCGECLPGFYRKARLSGQLEWECIPCTKQTPSSEPQCRSRTNLVRVAVPTVPPQDTALLALTSSALVIIVLVLLALFIIYCKRFWKSQCQRVFLRTQNFSGQRATFPTAAAPGRFLCEEQMSGPCCLGVKNLSPCYRQAEGPVEAVQFISDGEAVGLQLPSLQPEMDLPPAIAAGTTSKVHLGRSLLESQPLIRASGHGDCLEGVLPPPTPRQGRLGTVEALAPLSSCASEMQHKWPHAPVECTELDLQKFSTQAEFVGGERLEDAASRAVKRIPAESSGGVQEGTHHLPTAEIPPGEQPVDDAQSLVTQISSTANGLPIAELPHSLVQSLAFLLDPSLNGVKNFSHVALELGLMPQLLGRISGFEQLVAHFTYAGAAVTVPLLAQALQRLQRFDALLLLCDHFTLSPTPDRQR, encoded by the exons ATGGCCTGCCAAGAGAGTGAGTACCTGGATGACCAGAAGAAATGTGTCCCCTGCAGAAAGTGCatgcctgggcaggagctttCCAAG GACTGCGGCGACGGCAGCGGCGGGGACGCGCAGTGCGTGGCCTGCCCCCCCAGGAAGTTCAAGGACCGCTGGGGACATCACGGCTGCAAGCCCTGCCTGTCCTGCGCCCTCATCAACCGCCTCCAGAAGTCCAACTGCACAGCCACGGCCGACGCGGTCTGTGGGGAGTGCCTGCCAGG GTTTTACCGGAAGGCGCGGCTCAGCGGGCAGCTGGAGTGGGAGTGCATTCCCTGCACCAAGCAGACGCCATCCTCCGAGCCGCAGT GTCGGTCCAGAACAAACCTGGTGAGGGTCGCTGTCCCCACTGTACCACCACAGGACACAGCCCTTCTTGCACTGACCAGCAGTGCTCTGGTCATCATCGTCCTGGTGCTTCTGGCACTTTTCATCATCTACTGCAAGCGATTCTGGAAAAGCCAGTGCCAGAGAG TCTTCCTGAGGACTCAGAACTTCTCGGGCCAGCGAGCAACGTTCCCaactgcagcagcacctggcaggTTCCTGTGTGAGGAGCAGATGTCTGGACCCTGCTGCCtgggtgtgaagaatttgaGCCCTTGCTACAGGCAGGCAGAAG GCCCCGTGGAAGCGGTGCAGTTCATTTCCGATGGGGAAGCTGTGGGTCTCCAGCTCCCCTCTCTCCAGCCAGAGATGGACTTGCCACCAGCCATTGCAGCCGGCACTACCTCCAAGGTCCATCTGGGCAGGAGCCTCCTGGAAAGCCAGCCCCTCATCCGGGCCTCAGGCCATGGCGACTGCCTGGAAGGGGTCCTGCCGCCCCCCACCCCCAGGCAGGGCCGGCTGGGGACGGTGGAGGCCCTGGCCCCCCTCTCCTCCTGTGCCTCCGAGATGCAGCACAAGTGGCCGCATGCACCCGTGGAGTGCACTGAGCTGGACCTCCAAAAGTTCTCCACCCAGGCGGAGTTTGTGGGTGGCGAGCGGCTGGAGGACGCAGCAAGCCGGGCTGTGAAGAGGATTCCAGCAGAGAGCAGTGGTGGGGTGCAGGAGGGGACTCATCACTTGCCCACAGCCGAAATCCCACCTGGGGAGCAGCCG GTGGATGATGCCCAGAGCCTGGTGACTCAGATCAGCAGCACGGCCAATG GCCTCCCAATAGCAGAGCTGCCCCATTCCTTGGTGCAGTCTCTTGCCTTCTTGTTGGACCCTTCCTTGAACGGTGTGAAGAACTTCAGCCACgtggccctggagctggggctcatgccccagctgctggggcGGATTTCAGGGTTtgagcagctggtggcacaCTTCACCTACGCGGGAGCCGCGGTCACTGTCCCGCTGCTGGCGCAGGCGCTGCAGCGGCTCCAGCGTTTTGACGCCTTGCTCCTGCTCTGCGACCACTTCACACTCAGCCCCACGCCGGACCGCCAGCGCTAG